Proteins encoded within one genomic window of Haematobia irritans isolate KBUSLIRL chromosome 5, ASM5000362v1, whole genome shotgun sequence:
- the LOC142238608 gene encoding uncharacterized protein LOC142238608: MLSLKCITFMVFAQLAWASKETLEILATNPSIPLESNPEPKEVISTEAFPTKDTSYNGDASHTRHTRHLGGGIIGGVGVIGIGGVGGGSFVPPPPPPPPPQPIVTTIPVVIQTVPSYVSYGGGYGGGYGGGYGGGYGGGYGGGYGGGYGGAGFVKIVKGFGFIG; this comes from the exons ATGTTATCCTTAAAATGTATAACATTTATGGTGTTTGCTCAACTTGCATGGGCCAGTAAGGAAACATTGGAAATTCTGGCAACCAATCCATCCATTCCCTTAGAATCGAATCCCGAACCGAAAGAAGTAATAAGTACGGAAGCTTTCCCAACTAAAGATACTTCATATAATGGTGATGCATCTCATACTCGCCATACGAGACATTTGGGTGGAGGTATAATTGGAGGTGTAGGTGTTATTGGCATAGGAGGCGTAGGAGGAGGAAGTTTTGTACCACCCCCACCTcctccaccaccaccacaacCGATTGTAACAACAATTCCAGTTGTCATTCAAACTGTTCCCAGCTACGTTAGTTACGGAGGAGGATATGGTGGAGGTTATGGCGGTGGATATGGCGGAggttatggtggtggatatgGCGGAG GTTATGGAGGAGGCTATGGCGGTGCgggatttgtaaaaattgtcaaaggatTTGGATTTATTGGTTAA